In Fusarium falciforme chromosome 9, complete sequence, the following are encoded in one genomic region:
- a CDS encoding Terpene cyclase/mutase family member has protein sequence MAIVTGSDVTAVKVKSRKRAADSEPELKQGLAFPKQPRIEAKTDKTRWRIKDDDSNHTWHYLADDEAAKEWPQSYAEKWYLNLPLDLPELPKPDSPLAAATNGLEFFEKLQLPSGHWGCEYGGPMFLLPGIVIAWYVTKTPIPSAHATEIKNYLSARAHPEDGGWGLHIEGESTVFGTALNYTVLRLLGVDPEDPMMVKARGTLHKLGGTLYAPHWAKFWLAVLGVVDWDIVNPVPPELWLLPDWVPFAPWRWWIHIRMVFLPMGYLYSRRWSCEETDVIRGLKQELFPENYANINWAKHRNSITVIDNYHPKSWLLNTANWFLANIWQPYLRPNYIKDKAEAWVSKQVDMEDANTDYADLAPVNAAMNTVMCYVRDGPGAYSVKRHVERLEEFLWVKDEGMLANGTNGVQCWDTAFTIQAIFEAGLHNDERWRPMLLKSLHYLERQQIRENCVDQDICYRQPRKGGWPFSNRDQGYGVSDCISEALKAIILLQKTEGFPQVLEDQRIFDAVDTLLLYQNQDTGAMSSYERRRGGEWMEMLNAAEVFGRIMIEYDYPECTTACVTALSLFQEHWPDYRTDEINKVIREATEWIKTNQRPDGSWYGSWGICFTYASMFALESMAHVGQTYATGINAKRGCDFLISKQRPDGGWSESYKACETMEYHEHPSGSLVVQTAWALIGLFEAEYPDVEPLKKGIQFIMDRQQPNGEWLQEAIEGVFNKSCMISYPNYKFSFTIKALGMFAKRFPEERIVPSIGESEMGTSPTPSDLEEVQSTHTGEITPVVLRSQLDVLENNEALDEPPDEPPDEPPDEPLEDTIPAEEPPAEELPTDETPEE, from the exons ATGGCAATTGTGACTGGAAGTGACGTCACGgccgtcaaggtcaagtcgCGTAAGCGCGCCGCCGACTCGGAGCCGGAACTGAAACAGGGCCTCGCATTCCCCAAGCAGCCGcgcatcgaggccaagaccgACAAGACGAGGTGGAGGATCAAGGACGACGACAGCAACCACACCTGGCACTACCTGGCCGACGATGAAGCCGCAAAGGAATGGCCGCAGAGCTATGCTGAGAAGTGGTACTTGAATCTACCTCTG GATCTCCCCGAGTTGCCAAAGCCCGATAGCCCATTGGCCGCCGCGACGAATGGCCTCGAGTTCTTTGAAAAGCTTCAGCTTCCCAGCGGTCACTGGGGTTGCGAGTATGGCGGTCCCATGTTCCTCCTCCCCGGCATTGTCATCGCTTGGTACGTGACCAAGACGCCGATTCCCTCTGCACATGCGACCGAGATCAAGAACTACCTGTCGGCACGAGCACACCCAGAGGATGGCGGTTGGGGTTTACACATTGAGGGCGAAAGCACCGTGTTTGGCACAGCGCTGAACTATACGGTTCTTCGACTGCTTGGCGTGGACCCTGAGGACCCCATGATGGTGAAGGCAAGGGGCACGCTTCACAAGTTGGGAGGCACCCTGTATGCGCCGCACTGGGCCAAGTTCTGGCTCGCCGTGTTGGGCGTGGTGGACTGGGACATTGTCAACCCTGTGCCTCCCGAGCTCTGGCTTCTCCCCGACTGGGTGCCGTTTGCTCCGTGGCGGTGGTGGATTCATATTCGCATGGTGTTTCTGCCTATGGGCTACCTTTACTCCAGGAGGTGGAGCTGTGAAGAGACCGATGTGATTCGAGGGTTGAAGCAGGAGTTGTTCCCTGAGAATTATGCCAACATCAACTGGGCCAAGCACCGAAACAGTATCACTGTCATCGACAACTACCACCCAAAATCATGGCTGCTCAACACGGCCAACTGGTTTTTGGCCAACATCTGGCAACCATATCTCCGACCCAATtacatcaaggacaaggcggAAGCTTGGGTTAGCAAGCAGGTTGACATGGAGGATGCTAATACGGATTATGCCGACCTGGCTCCCGTCAACGCAGCCATGAATACCGTCATGTGCTACGTCCGCGACGGTCCCGGTGCGTATAGTGTGAAGAGGCATGTCGAGCGCCTTGAGGAGTTCTTGTGGGTCAAGGATGAAGGAATGCTCGCCAACGGCACCAACGGTGTGCAATGTTGGGATACGGCCTTTACGATCCAGGCCATCTTTGAAGCTGGTCTTCATAATGACGAGAGGTGGAGGCCCATGTTGCTGAAATCGCTTCATTATCTAGAGCGCCAGCAGATTCGGGAGAACTGCGTGGATCAAGACATATGCTACCGACAGCCTCGCAAGGGTGGCTGGCCATTTAGCAACAGAGACCAAGGCTACGGTGTTAGCGACTGTATCTCGGAAGctctcaaggccatcattCTGCTCCAAAAGACAGAGGGCTTCCCCCAGGTTCTTGAAGACCAACGCATCTTTGACGCTGTGGACACCCTGCTGCTGTATCAGAACCAAGACACGGGCGCCATGTCGTCATACGAGAGGCGCAGAGGAGGGGAGTGGATGGAGATGCTCAACGCCGCCGAGGTGTTTGGTAGAATCATGATCGAATACGACTACCCCGAGTGCACGACAGCCTGCGTGACAGCCCTGTCGCTGTTCCAGGAGCACTGGCCTGATTACCGAACCGATGAGATCAACAAGGTGATCCGAGAGGCAACCGAGTGGATCAAGACCAACCAGCGACCCGACGGCAGCTGGTATGGAAGTTGGGGCATCTGCTTCACCTACGCCTCCATGTTTGCGCTTGAAAGCATGGCACATGTTGGACAGACATATGCCACAGGGATCAACGCAAAGCGTGGATGTGATTttctcatctccaagcaGAGACCCGACGGCGGGTGGTCAGAAAGCTACAAG GCCTGTGAAACCATGGAGTACCATGAGCACCCCTCAGGTTCCCTCGTCGTACAAACCGCATGGGCTCTGATCGGCCTCTTCGAGGCAGAGTACCCCGACGTGGAGCCCTTGAAGAAGGGAATCCAGTTCATCATGGACCGGCAGCAGCCCAACGGGGAGTGGCTGCAGGAGGCGATCGAGGGTGTATTTAACAAGTCGTGCATGATCTCGTACCCCAACTACAAGTTTAGCTTCACCATCAAGGCGCTCGGCATGTTTGCAAAGAGGTTCCCAGAGGAAAGGATTGTGCCGAG CATCGGCGAATCTGAGATGGGGACATCTCCAACGCCTTCAGATCTGGAGGAAGTGCAGTCTACCCACACAGGCGAAATCACCCCCGTCGTACTGCGTTCACAGCTCGATGTGCTTGAGAACAATGAAGCGCTAGACGAACCGCCAGACGAACCGCCAGACGAACCGCCAGACGAGCCGCTAGAAGATACAATTCCAGCAGAAGAGCCCCCAGCGGAAGAACTTCCAACAGATGAGACTCCAGAAGAGTAG
- a CDS encoding TP6A-N domain-containing protein: MDFSRLTAHQPATPQLTHHIQADEAQRLTAAANDHDNADTNTTAGGPTVGTVVARIENILSQIIDSVSACQELSIAFTPRRPARSRGQPDEVRFPGRNQQEAVKFARILLILQLSHDALVSGTILTKRHIFYQHQDLFERQTQVDDLVDDIAFTLGIGRADLNIVAASKGVLAGPLTIHLTDGTSLDPCSGDLGVAIPAIQSVSAVHLHHVKWFLVVEKDAIFRSLCSSQFWRNSLFGPGVLVTAKGYPDLTTRSFLNYISTRHPQLPILALVDYDPDGVRILRCYRHGSDRLSHEAGLDTQAIQWLGIKSDQLIQECADTNSIDPRLFYQSNQSTQVSITSTACREPVSYLGLRERGVAVSALKKLGSFSSSDTETLEMRRELQVMIVLGVKAEIEWLDESGNLCQWLDSEIGTALSLGPTALL, from the exons ATGGACTTTTCAAGGCTCACCGCTCATCAACCTGCTACACCTCAACTAACACACCACATCCAAGCCGACGAGGCCCAACGactgacagcagcagcaaacgATCACGACAATGCCGATACGAATACGACGGCGGGCGGACCTACCGTCGGGACTGTCGTGGCCCGCATCGAAAACATCCTGTCGCAAATCATTGACTCCGTCTCCGCCTGCCAAGAGCTGTCAATCGCTTTCACGCCGCGGAGGCCGGCGCGGAGCCGTGGTCAGCCTGATGAGGTCCGCTTCCCCGGCCGAAACCAGCAAGAGGCCGTCAAGTTTG CACGCATCCTTCTTATTCTCCAGTTATCACATGACGCTCTTGTGTCTGGGACAATTCTGACGAAGCG GCACATATTTTACCAACATCAGGATCTGTTTGAGAGGCAGACCCAAGTTGATGACCTTGTGGACGACATTGCCTTTACTCTAGGCATTGGCCGTGCTGATTTGAACATT GTTGCAGCTTCAAAGGGTGTCTTGGCCGGTCCATTGACCATTCACCTGACCGATGGCACGTCTCTGGATCCCTGTTCTGGCGACCTG GGAGTTGCCATCCCGGCCATCCAGTCAGTCTCTGCAGTCCACCTGCACCATGTCAAGTGGTTTCTAGTCGTCGAAAAGGAT GCCATCTTCCGATCCTTGTGCTCATCTCAGTTCTGGAGAAACTCATTGTTTGGCCCTGGTGTGCTCGTCACC GCCAAAGGATACCCTGATCTGACCACCCGTTCGTTCTTGAACTATATCAGTACGCGCCATCCTCAATTGCCTATACTGGCATTGGTGGACTACGACCCCGATGGTGTCCGAATTTTGAGATGTTACCGTCACGGATCCGATAGACTGAGCCACGAAGCTGGTCTCGATACGCAAGCAATTCAATGGCTGGGCATCAAATCCGACCAGTTGATTCAAGAGTGCGCCGACACCAATTCTATAGACCCGCGTCTTTTCTACCAGAGCAACCAGTCTACACAAGTGTCCATTACATCTACCGCGTGCCGCGAGCCCGTATCGTATTTGGGTCTGAGGGAGCGAGGGGTGGCAGTTTCGGCTCTCAAGAAGCTAGGAAGCTTTTCGTCGAGTGACACTGAAACACTCGAGATGAGACGAGAGCTTCAGGTCATGATTGTCCTCGGAGTCAAGGCTGAGATCGAGTGGCTTGATGAGTCTGGGAACCTATGTCAATGGCTGGACAGTGAGATAGGCACAGCTCTGTCTTTGGGTCCAACGGCTCTCCTATGA
- a CDS encoding Fn3-like domain-containing protein — translation MASLCSLLLAGLLASTANAQQYDGRDREEDAFSYIQPKDTVILGQYGHSPSIPAPNVSGIGWETAFAKAQQFLSELTLEEKSDLVTGQPGPCVGNIVAIPRLGFNGLCLQDGPLAIRTVDYASVFSAGVSAASTWDRAILYERGLAMGKEFKAKGAHVALSPVAGPLGRSAYSGRNWEGFSPDPYLTGVAMEKTIQGHQDAGVQATAKHYIGNEQETMRNPTKDPNGTVTDVLQDAVSANIDDRTLHEIYLWPFANAVHAKAASFMCSYNRINGSYGCQNSKTLNGILKEELGFQGYVMSDWGATHAGVASIESGLDMDMPGSIGFGDRRKGSMFGGNVTLAVNNGTLDVARVDDMILRIMTPYFWLGQDQDFPSIDPSSADLNTFSPRSTWIREYNLTGERSRDVRGNHGEIIRRHGAEATVLLKNEKNVLPLKAPKSIAVFGNDAGEDTQGFLNQKNFEYGTLVAGGGSGTGRLTYLVTPLAAINARAKNDGSIVQQWLNNTLIVNSNVTDLWIPTPPEVCLVFLKTWAEEAADREHLDSDWHGNEVVESVAKSCNNTIVVTHSSGINTLPWADHPNVTAILAAHYPGQESGNSIVDVLYGDVNPSGRLPYTIAYNGSDYNAPPTTGVNTTGQYDWQSWFDEKLEIDYRYFDAHNISVRYEFGFGLSYSTFELSNIQAEPLVDGITSKPEAQPVQPGGNPALWEGVYNVSVAVTNTGSLNGATIPQLYVTFPESTPEGTPPKQLRGFEKVWLAPGQSQTVGFELMRRDISYWDIISQEWLIPSGEFTLSVGFSSRDLKEVAKITPVNA, via the exons ATGGCTAGCCTTTGTTCTCTGTTATTGGCAGGCCTTCTGGCCTCGACCGCCAATGCTCAGCAGTATGATGGTCGTGATCGTGAAGAAGACGCCTTCAGTTATATCCAGCCCAAGGACACTGTGATCCTTGGACAATATGGGCACTCGCCTTCCATCCCAGCTC CAAATGTGTCCGGCATCGGCTGGGAAACTGCCTTTGCCAAAGCCCAACAGTTCCTGTCCGAGTTGACCCTCGAGGAAAAGTCGGATCTCGTCACGGGCCAGCCCGGTCCTTGTGTCGGAAACATCGTGGCCATCCCACGTCTCGGCTTCAACGGCCTCTGTCTCCAGGATGGCCCTCTAGCCATCCGCACAGTCGACTATGCCAGCGTCTTCTCTGCCGGTGTCTCGGCAGCCTCTACCTGGGACAGGGCCATCTTGTATGAGCGTGGTCTTGCCATGGGCAAGGagttcaaggccaagggtgcTCATGTCGCCCTCTCGCCCGTCGCCGGACCCCTCGGACGTTCCGCATACTCGGGACGAAACTGGGAGGGTTTTTCCCCAGACCCCTACCTGACCGGTGTCGCCATGGAGAAGACCATCCAAGGCCACCAAGACGCTGGCGTGCAAGCCACTGCAAAGCACTACATCGGTAACGAGCAGGAGACGATGCGAAACCCCACAAAGGACCCTAACGGTACCGTCACCGACGTGCTTCAGGACGCCGTCTCTGCCAACATTGACGACAGAACCCTTCACGAGATCTACCTCTGGCCCTTTGCCAACGCCGTCCATGCTAAGGCCGCGAGCTTCATGTGCTCGTACAATCGTATCAACGGCTCCTACGGATGCCAAAACTCCAAGACCCTCAACGGCATCCTAAAGGAGGAGCTCGGCTTCCAGGGATATGTCATGTCTGACTGGGGTGCCACTCATGCTGGTGTCGCTTCCATCGAGAGTGGTCTTGACATGGACATGCCCGGCAGTATTGGCTTTGGTGATCGCAGAAAGGGCTCAATGTTTGGTGGAAACGTCACTCTCGCCGTCAACAACGGAACCCTCGACGTTGCGCGTGTCGATGACATGATTCTTCGCATCATGACCCCCTACTTCTGGCTcggacaagaccaagacttCCCCTCCATTGACCCATCCTCAGCCGACCTCAACACCTTCTCTCCCCGATCCACCTGGATCCGCGAGTACAACCTCACCGGCGAGCGCAGCCGTGATGTCCGTGGAAACCACGGTGAGATAATCCGCCGACACGGAGCTGAAGCCACCGTCCTCCTCAAGAACGAGAAGAACGTCCTGCCCCTCAAGGCTCCCAAGTCCATCGCCGTGTTTGGCAACGACGCAGGCGAAGACACTCAGGGTTTCCTCAACCAGAAGAACTTTGAGTACGGAACTCTCGTCGCTGGTGGAGGTTCAGGAACTGGCCGACTCACATACCTCGTCACTCCTCTTGCTGCTATCAATGCTCGTGCCAAGAACGACGGTTCCATTGTCCAGCAGTGGTTGAACAACACCCTCATCGTCAACTCCAACGTCACTGATCTCTGGATCCCGACGCCGCCTGAAGTCtgcctcgtcttcctcaagacctgggccgaggaggctgctGACCGCGAGCACCTTGACTCTGACTGGCATGGCAACGAGGTCGTCGAGTCTGTCGCCAAGTCGTGCAACAACACCATCGTCGTGACCCATTCTTCGGGCATCAACACCCTCCCCTGGGCTGACCACCCCAACGTCACAGCCATCCTGGCAGCTCACTACCCAGGACAGGAATCAGGCAACTCGATCGTGGATGTACTGTACGGAGACGTCAACCCCTCTGGCAGGCTTCCTTACACGATTGCCTACAACGGCAGCGACTACAATGCCCCACCTACTACCGGTGTGAACACGACTGGTCAATATGACTGGCAGTCCTGGTTTgatgagaagctcgagattgATTACCGTTACTTCGACGCCCATAACATCTCTGTGCGCTACGAGTTCGGCTTTGGATTGTCGTACTCGACATTTGAGCTGTCCAACATCCAGGCGGAGCCTCTGGTCGACGGCATCACCTCCAAGCCCGAGGCCCAGCCCGTCCAGCCCGGTGGAAACCCAGCTCTCTGGGAGGGCGTGTACAACGTGTCCGTCGCCGTGACCAACACCGGAAGCCTGAACGGCGCAACGATTCCCCAGCTCTACGTCACCTTCCCCGAGAGCACCCCCGAGGGCACACCCCCCAAGCAGCTGAGGGGCTTCGAAAAGGTCTGGCTGGCACCTGGCCAGAGCCAGACTGTTGGATTTGAGTTGATGCGTCGGGATATCAGCTACTGGGATATCATTTCTCAGGAGTGGCTTATTCCCAGCGGAGAGTTCACCCTGAGTGTTGGCTTCAGCAGCAGGGACTTGAAGGAAGTTGCAAAGATTACTCCGGTAAATGCTTGA
- a CDS encoding FAD-binding PCMH-type domain-containing protein: protein MQLNRRLLGGLVASWVFHHVAAQTIVVDGEKTAANSDNVDEASEVVAGDYLPEETIQLTDSILSNLTDLQLTNVSVLYFDDTTQNQKRGLQAGLPKCKTFPGDLLWPGTIIWKVLDLVTGGAIIKTVPIGAACYDEFGAVDDARCVQVIDQWTNSSLHEEDPTSVMSPLYQGMTCMPSENPSGDCTLGGFPSYVIDARNVAHIQLAINFARTLNLRLVVKNTGHDFNGRSVGAGALSIWTHRFKSIQYFRSFKAGSWSGPALKVGAGVIGSEVYEAAEKYGVTAVGGEGMSVGYAGGYLAGGGHSPMNNVHGMAADQVLSIDVVTPDGRFITANDKENTDLFWALRGGGGSTFGVVTSYTVKAHPKTKVAVMSFSFATSDTISHETFWLAVRAFWEQIPTYNEKGNYEYWNIWHVTEETLAFSMVPWFAPGFTLAELEALAAPLFKTWKDLGIVPQVTKSEHSSYYPAWKSGFPRELVGGVVSKTAGRLFPKANFVDAAKFNATFDALKGLSDKGGQIIGFGITGGPGPYPDNAVNPAWRDAAMFAISVINWPEGSSWSHIAQESKKLTNEWMKPWRDVSPGSGTYASESDVTEPDFKQSFYGTAKYNRLLSIKDDVDPTGLFYALQAVGSDRWYITNQIDGVPTQNGKLCRV from the exons ATGCAACTCAATCGGCGCCTGTTGGGCGGTCTCGTCGCCTCCTGGGTCTTCCACCACGTGGCAGCCCAGaccatcgtcgtcgatggcGAGAAGACGG CTGCCAACTCTGACAATGTCGACGAGGCTAGCGAGGTCGTGGCTGGAGACTACCTCCCCGAGGAAACGATCCAGCTCACGGACTCGATCCTCTCCAACCTGACCGACCTCCAGCTGACCAACGTCTCTGTCCTGTACTTTGACGACACCACTCAGAATCAGAAGCGAGGTCTCCAGGCTGGTCTGCCCAAGTGCAAGACCTTCCCCGGTGATCTTCTCTGGCCTGGCACCATCATCTGGAaggtccttgacctcgtcactggcggtgccatcatcaagactgTCCCCATCGGAGCTGCCTGCTACGATGAGTTCGGTGCTGTCGATGATGCCCGTTGTGTTCAGGTCATTGACCAGTGGACCAACTCCTCTCTGCA CGAAGAGGACCCTACCTCGGTCATGTCACCTCTCTACCAGGGCATGACTTGCATGCCTAGTGAGAACCCCAGCGGTGACTGCACCCTCGGCGGCTTCCCCTCATATGTCATCGATGCCCGCAATGTCGCCCATATCCAGCTGGCTATCAACTTTGCCCGCACCCTGAACCTGCGTCTTGTCGTCAAGAATACCGGCCATGATTTCAATGGTCGCTCTGTCGGTGCTGGTGCCCTCTCCATCTGGACCCATCGTTTCAAGAGCATCCAGTACTTCCGCTCCTTCAAGGCCGGCTCTTGGTCTGGCCCTGCCCTGAAGGTCGGTGCTGGTGTTATCGGCTCCGAGGTCTATGAGGCCGCTGAGAAGTACGGTGTCActgctgttggtggtgagggtATGTCTGTTGGCTATGCCGGTGGTTACCTTGCCGGTGGTGGTCACTCTCCTATGAACAATGTCCATGGCATGGCTGCTGACCAG GTCCTGAGCATTGACGTCGTCACCCCTGATGGCCGCTTCATTACTGCTAATGACAAGGAGAACACTGACCTCTTCTGGGCTCTccgtggcggtggtggttctACCTTCGGTGTCGTTACCTCCTACACCGTCAAGGCCcaccccaagaccaaggtcgCTGTCATGTCTTTCTCCTTCGCCACCAGCGACACCATCTCTCACGAGACCTTCTGGCTCGCTGTCCGCGCCTTCTGGGAACAGATTCCTACCTACAACGAGAAGGGCAACTATGAGTACTGGAACATCTGGCACGTCACTGAGGagaccttggccttctccatgGTCCCTTGGTTCGCTCCTGGCTTTACTCTTGCTGAGCTCGAAGCTCTCGCTGCTCCTTTGTTCAAGACGTGGAAGGACCTTGGTATTGTCCCTCAGGTCACCAAGTCTGAGCACTCTAGCTATTACCCTGCCTGGAAGTCCGGCTTCCCCCGTGAGCTTGTCGGTGGTGTTGTCTCCAAGACTGCAGGACGTCTCTTCCCCAA GGCGAACTTTGTCGATGCTGCCAAGTTCAACGCTACCTTCGACGCCCTCAAGGGTCTCTCCGACAAGGGCGGCCAGATCATTGGCTTTGGTATCACCGGCGGCCCCGGTCCTTACCCAGATAACGCCGTCAACCCTGCTTGGCGCGATGCTGCTATGTTCGCCATCTCAGTTATCAACTGGCCTGAGGGTAGCTCCTGGTCCCACATTGCCCAGGAGAGCAAGAAGCTCACCAACGAGTGGATGAAGCCCTGGCGTGACGTCTCTCCCGGAAGCGGCACCTATGCCTCCGAGTCGGACGTCACCGAGCCCGACTTCAAGCAGTCCTTCTACGGCACTGCCAAGTACAACCGTCTTCTATCTATCAAGGATGACGTTGACCCCACCGGCCTCTTCTACGCTCTCCAGGCTGTTGGTAGTGACCGGTGGTACATCACCAACCAGATCGATGGCGTCCCTACTCAGAACGGCAAGCTTTGCCGCGTCTAA
- a CDS encoding DAO domain-containing protein → MDTAQHAKRRIVVIGAGIIGLTCALSIQSKLAEQHLDHQYLVMIVSRDFPTCTPGAPTSHAVDYASVWAGAHVRPIPASTPQLAREAAWLKQTVQHLRVQAEREPWIGITPLPGVEYLEAPDEAYQTWLGGSFEDETGLMGFRELPTSALPQGVALGFEYQTFCLNAPVYCTGLLRKFLLQGGRTLKRNLASEWEGFSVAPHVAAVINASGVGFGDPKCFPTRGQIVLTNLSGFSKTITRQCKDGSWSFVIPRLFDGGTIIGGTKEPNNWETEPHLDTREELMEAAKGLDPGLAASLEGYKGDKSPHVIADVVGRRPTRDGGMRLQVERNSSLGEDTRAVVHAYGAGGRGYELSWGVAQEVTSLVMKELNTSNGAKIRPFKL, encoded by the exons ATGGACACCGCTCAGCATGCAAAGCGCAGAATAGTGGTGATAGG AGCTGGAATCATCGGACTTACCTGTGCCCTGAGCATACAGTCAAAGTTGGCCGAACAGCATCTTGACCATCAGTATCTCGTCATGATAGTGTCCCGGGACTTCCCCACCTGCACACCAGGAGCTCCCACTTCACATGCAGTTGACTATGCATCTGTTTGGGCGGGAGCTCACGTTCGACCAATCCCTGCGTCAACACCCCAACTCGCTCGTGAAGCGGCCTGGCTGAAACAAACTGTCCAGCATCTCAGAGTCCAAGCAGAGCGAGAGCCGTGGATCGGTATCACGCCTCTTCCTGGCGTGGAATATCTCGAGGCCCCGGACGAAGCATATCAGACATGGCTTGGTGGCTCCTTTGAGGATGAGACGGGGTTGATGGGATTTCGTGAGCTGCCAACATCCGCTCTCCCTCAAGGCGTGGCCCTAGGCTTCGAGTACCAAACTTTCTGCCTCAACGCCCCGGTTTACTGCACCGGACTGTTGAGAAAGTTTCTTCTCCAAGGAGGCCGCACCTTGAAAAGAAACTTGGCCAGTGAATGGGAGGGGTTCTCGGTGGCTCCACATGTCGCTGCCGTGATCAATGCCAGCGGCGTGGGCTTTGGGGACCCCAAATGTTTCCCGACGCGAG GCCAAATCGTTCTCACAAACCTCAGCGGCTTttccaagaccatcacccgACAATGCAAGGATGGAAGTTGGAGCTTTGTCATTCCTCGGTTGTTTGATGGTGGCACCATCATTGGAGGTACAAAAGAGCCAAATAACTGGGAGACGGAACCGCATCTCGACACAAGGGAGGAGTTGATGGAAGCCGCCAAGGGGCTGGATCCTGGTCTTGCTGCCTCACTGGAGGGCTACAAGGGGGATAAAAGTCCCCATGTTATAGCAGATGTGGTGGGACGTCGACCGACCCGAGATGGAGGTATGCGTCTTCAGGTTGAGAGAAATTCGTCTTTGGGGGAGGATACTCGAGCAGTTGTACATGCTTATGGGGCTGGAGGGAGGGGTTATGAACTATCGTGGGGTGTCGCGCAAGAAGTGACAAGTCTGGTCATGAAGGAATTGAACACGTCCAACGGAGCCAAGATCCGGCCATTTAAGCTATAG
- a CDS encoding Abhydrolase-3 domain-containing protein — translation MAPALTTETPSNSSSAHALQNPIDPSFLDRLDKDFVEYYNLHLANKPATHSVSIADIRANPKKYASPWCRDFSNEPFVKDIKIKSDDGQEITARCYHPDASKSPFGQGPYPVHINFHGGGFTFGDLTGDAKLCMEWRNRLGIMVMDVNYRHCPENAFGKGHDDAWAAIRWVHRHGSEINIRPDSISIGGISAGGTLSAVAQQLARDHGLPLKLAVLAVPCTVIHDTPATPEESPFASFAENALAPCLNWKRIVYFRDHWAPTTEEERAAFFARGEAFLSPLKGDLTGVCDTFVCTAGCDPLRDEGEQYGRRLVESGVKTTVRRYTGVPHPFMHMAGVRKAQMFMDDVTAELKRVHHA, via the exons ATGGCACCCGCTCTCACCACCGAAACCCCAAGCAACTCGAGCTCTGCTCATGCCCTTCAGAATCCGATCGATCCCAGCTTTCTTGATCGTCTAGACAAGGACTTTGTCGAATACTACAATCTTCACCTCGCGAACAAGCCAGCGACTCACTCCGTCTCCATTGCCGACATTCGCGCCAACCCCAAGAAGTATGCCTCACCTTGGTGCCGTGACTTCTCCAACGAGCCTTTTGTCAAAGATATCAAGATCAAATCAGACGATGGCCAGGAGATCACTGCGAGATGCTATCACCCCGACGCCAGCAAGTCGCCATTTGGCCAGGGACCCTACCCAGTTCACATCAACTTTCATG GCGGAGGATTCACCTTTGGCGACCTGACTGGGGATGCCAAACTTTGCATGGAGTGGCGGAATCGACTTGGGATTATGGTTATGGATGTCAATTATAGACACTGCCCTG AGAACGCCTTTGGAAAAGGGCACGACGACGCCTGGGCGGCTATCCGTTGG GTGCATCGCCACGGGAGTGAGATTAACATTCGTCCAGACTCCATCTCGATCGGAGGCATCTCCGCCGGGGGAACACTGAGCGCCGTCGCCCAGCAACTCGCGCGTGACCACGGGCTTCCTTTAAAGCTAG CTGTTCTGGCGGTTCCTTGCACAGTCATCCATGATACACCCGCCACCCCGGAAGAAAGCCCCTTCGCATCCTTTGCCGAGAACGCCCTGGCACCCTGCCTCAATTGGAAACGTATCGTCTACTTCCGGGACCATTGGGCTCCCACgactgaggaggagagagccGCCTTCTTTGCAAGGGGAGAGGCTTTCCTGAGTCCCCTCAAGGGAGACTTGACTGGGGTTTGTGACACCTTTGTCTGCACCGCAGGCTGTGATCCTCTTCGAGACGAGGGCGAGCAGTATGGACGGCGCCTCGTGGAGTCGGGTGTAAAAACTACAGTGCGGCGCTATACGGGTGTGCCTCATCCCTTTATGCACATGGCCGGTGTGCGAAAGGCCCAAATGTTTATGGATGATGTTACTGCAGAGTTGAAGAGAGTTCACCACGCCTAG